The Chitinispirillales bacterium genome contains a region encoding:
- a CDS encoding ISAs1 family transposase produces MKKEAWLEEFLERLNNIEDNREEWKVLHKIGDIIAICIISTLANCDRMKDIQIWATYHTDLLGKYLELPNGIPGYDTMRRVMGSVSPQYLNNFLQQWNELLAMNQKGKLRKILAIDGKTQRGNATAKQKPNHIVSAVDENKLCWGQERVSDKSNEITAIPKLLDRLNIEKQIVTTDAMGTQKDIVKKIIEKKGDYVLALKGNQHNFYDEVKLYFEDKEFLGKSAKHHTTEKARGGIERREYWQTDDVSWLAQRDEWEGLKSIGMTRNTTTKNGKTTVETRYFISSLGIDAPLFARAIRSHWQVESYHWLLDTTLREDESPVLDKQCAENLNIIRKFVLAILKTAQIGDKYTSLRGKRLHIACDPIGFMEKLFEI; encoded by the coding sequence ATGAAAAAAGAAGCATGGTTGGAAGAATTTTTAGAACGGTTGAACAATATCGAGGATAATCGGGAAGAATGGAAGGTGCTGCACAAAATAGGCGACATTATAGCGATTTGCATAATATCCACGCTCGCGAATTGCGATAGGATGAAAGATATACAGATATGGGCAACATATCACACGGACTTGCTTGGTAAATATCTTGAACTGCCAAACGGGATTCCAGGATATGACACAATGCGCCGGGTTATGGGGAGCGTATCGCCGCAGTATCTGAATAATTTTCTACAACAATGGAATGAACTTTTGGCAATGAATCAAAAGGGCAAACTTCGCAAAATACTTGCGATAGACGGTAAAACACAACGCGGGAACGCGACAGCCAAACAGAAACCGAATCACATAGTAAGCGCGGTTGATGAAAACAAATTATGTTGGGGACAAGAACGAGTCAGCGATAAATCCAATGAAATTACCGCGATACCGAAGCTATTAGACAGATTAAACATAGAGAAACAGATTGTAACAACAGACGCCATGGGGACGCAAAAAGACATCGTGAAGAAAATCATAGAAAAGAAGGGCGATTATGTATTGGCGTTGAAGGGGAATCAGCATAATTTTTATGATGAGGTAAAATTGTATTTTGAGGATAAAGAATTTTTGGGAAAGAGCGCGAAACATCACACGACGGAAAAGGCGCGAGGCGGGATAGAGAGACGCGAATATTGGCAAACAGACGATGTTTCATGGTTAGCGCAAAGGGATGAATGGGAAGGACTAAAGTCTATCGGTATGACACGCAACACAACAACAAAAAACGGCAAAACAACTGTAGAAACCCGGTATTTTATCAGCAGTTTAGGAATTGACGCTCCCCTTTTTGCGCGAGCGATTCGTTCGCATTGGCAGGTTGAAAGTTATCATTGGCTATTGGATACGACGCTGCGTGAGGACGAAAGTCCTGTTTTAGATAAACAATGCGCTGAAAACCTTAATATTATCAGGAAATTTGTTCTTGCTATTCTTAAAACCGCTCAAATTGGCGATAAATATACAAGTTTGCGGGGGAAACGGCTGCATATTGCTTGTGACCCGATAGGG